One window of Salegentibacter sp. Hel_I_6 genomic DNA carries:
- the coaE gene encoding dephospho-CoA kinase (Dephospho-CoA kinase (CoaE) performs the final step in coenzyme A biosynthesis.) gives MMVVGLTGGIGSGKTTVAGFFKEKGVPVYIADDAGKRLLETSEEIREKVTALIGEKAYSAENPNRKHIASVVFNDSNKLEALNKIIHPAVAKDFEVWKNKQNAAYVLYEAAILFEAGGYKKCDFNILVTANKEEKLKRLQKRDESTIDEIEARMAKQWSDEEKRKLADFEIENHQLTLTSARVNELHENLLKRGKN, from the coding sequence ATGATGGTAGTAGGACTTACCGGCGGAATTGGCAGTGGGAAGACCACCGTAGCAGGCTTTTTTAAAGAAAAAGGGGTTCCGGTTTATATCGCTGATGATGCCGGAAAACGTTTGCTGGAAACTTCAGAAGAGATCAGGGAAAAAGTGACGGCCTTAATTGGTGAAAAGGCTTATTCCGCAGAGAATCCAAATCGCAAACATATCGCTTCCGTAGTATTTAATGATTCTAACAAACTGGAAGCCCTCAACAAGATCATTCATCCTGCCGTCGCTAAAGACTTTGAGGTTTGGAAAAACAAACAAAATGCTGCTTACGTGCTTTATGAAGCCGCTATTTTATTTGAAGCCGGGGGCTATAAAAAATGTGATTTCAATATTTTGGTTACCGCAAATAAAGAAGAAAAACTAAAAAGACTTCAAAAGCGAGATGAAAGTACCATTGATGAAATTGAAGCCCGAATGGCCAAACAATGGAGTGACGAAGAAAAGAGAAAGCTGGCAGATTTTGAAATTGAAAACCACCAACTAACCCTTACCAGCGCACGGGTTAACGAATTACATGAGAATCTCTTAAAACGAGGTAAAAATTAG
- a CDS encoding sensor histidine kinase KdpD, whose product MNKKLFLLLVVLMSLSLIGIIFVQGYWIKSTVDDKEEQFTYDVKQVLLRVSNQIQNQEIEDYWIKFKDSDTTNSRLESSTITEYSYVNENKLRNQTLFHSDAILEEDYKVSSGFIESARDSIPFTKLINKKVTNIVNNRNNMDGSGFSAQQQIERIIRMDEYEKNLLKEYISEHTSRLPLHQRVSEATIKKLLAQELSNRDIKSEFEYGVYSNSISTNLHSDDFSLSHPATYGVPLFADDMGNSNYQLLVNFTEKKKVVLSSVSLMAALSIIFTLIIVIAYSSALSQLIKQRQISQIKTDFINNMTHEFKTPIATINLALDAIKNPKISGDEEKKKRYLKMIRDENKRMHAQVENVLRISKLERNELDLKKERIQLHELVEDAITHIELIVEDRGGYVQTHFGALRSSILANQDHFTNVIVNILDNAVKYSTEEPKIDIYTENVKNYIILKIRDQGAGMTKLVQKKIFEKFYREHTGDIHNVKGHGLGLAYAKRIVEDHHGQISVESDKGKGSTFIIKLPLIS is encoded by the coding sequence ATGAATAAAAAGCTTTTTTTACTTCTCGTTGTCTTAATGAGCCTTTCCCTTATCGGTATTATATTCGTGCAGGGTTACTGGATTAAGAGTACCGTAGACGATAAAGAAGAGCAATTTACATACGATGTTAAACAGGTGCTGTTAAGGGTTTCTAACCAAATTCAAAACCAGGAAATTGAAGATTACTGGATTAAATTTAAGGATTCAGATACTACTAATAGTAGATTAGAATCATCAACGATCACTGAGTACTCTTACGTAAATGAAAATAAATTAAGAAACCAAACGCTCTTCCATTCTGATGCGATTTTGGAAGAGGATTATAAAGTTTCTTCAGGATTTATAGAATCGGCGCGAGATAGTATTCCGTTCACAAAACTCATCAATAAAAAGGTGACCAATATTGTGAATAACCGTAATAATATGGACGGGAGCGGTTTTAGTGCACAGCAGCAAATTGAGCGAATTATTCGTATGGACGAATACGAAAAGAATTTGCTTAAAGAATATATTTCAGAGCATACCAGTAGACTGCCGTTGCACCAAAGAGTAAGCGAAGCAACGATTAAAAAACTTTTAGCGCAGGAGCTTAGTAATCGCGATATAAAATCTGAATTTGAATACGGGGTTTACAGTAACAGTATTTCTACAAATCTACACAGTGATGATTTTTCGCTAAGCCATCCCGCAACCTATGGCGTACCGCTGTTTGCTGATGATATGGGAAATAGCAATTACCAGTTGCTGGTTAATTTTACCGAAAAGAAAAAAGTGGTCTTATCCTCGGTAAGTTTGATGGCGGCTTTATCTATAATTTTTACGCTTATTATTGTGATCGCCTATTCCAGTGCATTGTCCCAATTAATAAAACAGCGTCAAATTTCGCAGATAAAAACCGATTTTATCAATAATATGACCCACGAATTTAAAACACCTATTGCCACTATAAACCTGGCTTTAGATGCGATTAAAAATCCTAAGATAAGCGGGGACGAAGAAAAGAAAAAGCGTTATCTTAAGATGATTCGGGATGAAAATAAAAGAATGCACGCCCAGGTAGAAAATGTTTTGCGTATTTCTAAGCTGGAACGAAACGAACTGGACCTTAAAAAAGAGAGAATTCAGTTACACGAACTCGTAGAAGATGCTATCACGCATATAGAACTTATAGTAGAAGATCGTGGCGGCTATGTGCAAACTCATTTTGGCGCTTTGCGTTCTTCAATTTTGGCTAACCAGGATCACTTTACCAATGTGATTGTAAACATCCTGGATAACGCGGTAAAATACTCTACAGAAGAGCCTAAGATTGATATTTATACTGAAAATGTAAAGAATTACATCATTTTGAAAATTCGCGACCAGGGCGCGGGAATGACGAAATTGGTTCAAAAGAAAATATTTGAAAAGTTTTATCGCGAACATACCGGCGATATCCATAATGTGAAAGGTCACGGATTAGGTTTGGCTTATGCCAAGCGAATTGTAGAAGACCATCACGGGCAGATCTCGGTAGAAAGCGATAAAGGAAAAGGAAGCACATTTATAATTAAATTACCTCTAATATCTTAA
- a CDS encoding response regulator transcription factor, protein METEDKKILLVEDDPNFGTVLKDYLAMNDYEVTHAKNGMEGFEKFKKDDFDLCILDVMMPYKDGFTLAKEIREKNEEIPIIFLTAKAMKEDVLKGYKVGADDYLNKPFDSEVLLMKIKAIMQRKATDSVADSKQFEFEIGGFHLNSKLRFLTYKDEEAQKLSPKENELLRLLALHENDLMPRELALTKIWRDDNYFTSRSMDVYIAKLRKYLKKDENVEILNIHGEGFRLVIKNNENAEA, encoded by the coding sequence ATGGAAACTGAAGACAAGAAAATTTTGTTAGTAGAAGACGATCCAAACTTTGGAACTGTCTTAAAAGATTATTTGGCGATGAACGATTACGAAGTAACGCACGCCAAAAATGGAATGGAAGGATTTGAAAAGTTTAAAAAAGACGATTTCGATCTTTGTATCCTGGATGTTATGATGCCTTACAAAGACGGCTTTACGCTGGCTAAGGAAATTAGGGAAAAGAACGAGGAAATCCCTATTATCTTCCTTACCGCAAAAGCGATGAAAGAAGACGTGCTTAAAGGCTACAAGGTAGGAGCAGATGATTACCTGAACAAACCTTTTGATAGCGAAGTATTGCTTATGAAGATTAAAGCTATTATGCAGCGTAAAGCTACAGATAGCGTTGCAGACTCTAAGCAATTTGAATTCGAAATAGGTGGTTTTCACTTAAACTCTAAGTTGAGATTCTTAACTTATAAAGATGAAGAAGCCCAAAAATTATCGCCAAAAGAAAACGAATTATTACGTTTGCTTGCACTCCACGAAAACGATTTGATGCCAAGAGAACTGGCACTTACCAAAATTTGGAGAGACGATAACTATTTTACCTCCAGGAGTATGGATGTATATATCGCCAAACTGCGTAAATACCTTAAGAAAGACGAGAATGTAGAGATTTTAAACATTCACGGCGAAGGATTTAGATTGGTGATTAAGAACAATGAAAATGCCGAAGCATAA
- a CDS encoding HYR domain-containing protein → MKQHYPTIPGFTFRQQPFGFSTALFLLFFLLNITFGFGQGDCTITSTAPDPTDETPILLDLNFEGPINRDLVENDFIVTNGEIGSFERGIPEFQNSNSSDINEFPVIAGLTDFIESGYTNPFNEEQRMAYLSEKISRSVISIDVDSDGDIFYLTFADGVFQYFENDADENIISGDEFAVPLDMVIDNNDRIVVADPDNLRVRIFDQNGILDYDIGGGFGNGSGDFYGPSGLAVNEDNILYVADQYSGEYEGENLDLVKLYDLNSSSEDYIRQYGFDILDDPYRIAVDRWDNVYVSDSGNSGRVIVFNDQDQNVDIILSGSEDSPGSIITDDFGYVYIINYNGDLTFSDIYVDPLVLINNYEEIQNGDYQVDVYSPFPELNPITTFSHNLNLPVDLALDNCNNIFVNDLELGGQAESILDIQANFNFDLEKFKRNDNFTAEVTPEEEGEVVVTLNSDNDFFPCDPQPECSFSIDYETEEELDPIVNCPGSSILDELELGENCNYILPEIGQFIETENFENEDLLVVDENISDNILTVEVEVLDGEELIETCELRFELVDQTPPTISCPENITREIPAGEDSVVINYNLPEVSDNCSENLAPVLSDGLASGSEFEEGEYFIEFEVTDDADLTARCEFRIIVTREEPAPYSFQCIEEITVRLGEEAQNSFVTEIPTSEFITSDTSNLDFELTNQQFTCENIGTNSRTIKATNSITGEQYSCEVMVTVEDVGAPLITCPAEPITTNLPDGGYEVPNFFENNVSDNCNSLEELELVQDVEAGSIINTPGTYTINLTATDVYDNVETCEVIVILEENNPAAPELDCPQPQILDLEGNCEIELPNYIEEANFTDGAIVTQDPEPGTSVSQNQTIELTASLNGESISCGFQLEVINPANDLSLSCPYEGTHEIEIPASQDSTIFEFDDPEISGGCGEVTLLQTSGPTSGEFFTEGNTTVTFTATDEADNSVSCSFTVRVEREGTPTQPSFSCSQDGEIPDLRLDENCEIDIPDYAYLVETQNFTPRFEQTEERFDETLYVVVEIWNEATDELVGDCSFSVSIVDLIPPQISCPEDQIENFNPEQGFVVPNYENMANFSDNCGEVSFRQEPAAGEIIYETTSVRLTAFDERGLGDSCSFQLILTDSDVLNIFCQIDQNVTPEENCSFTLPDYRDTATVSLPGATITQTPPEGTVITENTQIKLTASLDGETDDCYFMVNLVDEEAPVANCVSGFVVNLDENGTANISPEDLDNNSTDNCGIASMALSQTNFTSADIGQVPVTLTVRDEAGNEDSCETIIEVIEEESGDFQCRENVVVNLNENGEANLSLQDLYTGDASGVDLEANQLDFNCSDLGVTQIQLDYSGEESGSCMINVEVRDGIPPVVITNIVELTLDGSGFAYLEENDVLAEDNCSETLIYEFSKSVFTCKDVGSNTVSVQLEDANGNVSQANIEVRVRGESCDIPEGDDIEFLFLYPNPNDGVFTIATPQGMFIESVRVFDSRGRYIMQQDYNANARFYRMTIQGVAESVYTLQIFTNEGTIIKRAIIKR, encoded by the coding sequence ATGAAGCAACACTACCCTACAATCCCCGGCTTTACTTTTCGGCAACAGCCGTTTGGATTTTCTACAGCGCTTTTTCTCCTCTTTTTTTTACTGAATATTACTTTTGGGTTTGGGCAGGGAGACTGCACAATAACCAGCACAGCCCCCGATCCTACAGATGAAACTCCAATTCTTTTAGATCTTAATTTTGAAGGGCCAATAAATCGTGATTTAGTAGAAAATGATTTTATAGTAACCAATGGAGAAATTGGAAGTTTTGAGAGAGGAATTCCTGAATTTCAAAATTCAAATAGTTCTGATATTAATGAGTTCCCAGTTATTGCTGGTTTAACCGATTTTATTGAATCAGGTTACACAAATCCTTTTAATGAAGAACAAAGGATGGCTTATTTAAGTGAAAAAATAAGTAGATCTGTAATATCAATCGACGTGGACTCCGATGGGGACATTTTCTATTTGACATTTGCAGATGGAGTTTTTCAGTATTTTGAAAATGACGCTGATGAAAATATTATTTCGGGTGATGAATTCGCCGTACCATTAGATATGGTGATTGATAATAATGATAGAATAGTAGTTGCGGATCCAGATAATCTAAGGGTTAGGATTTTTGATCAAAACGGTATATTAGATTATGATATTGGTGGTGGTTTTGGGAATGGAAGTGGTGACTTTTATGGTCCAAGTGGTTTGGCAGTTAATGAGGATAATATTTTATATGTAGCTGATCAATATTCCGGCGAGTATGAAGGTGAGAATTTAGATTTAGTTAAATTATATGACCTTAATTCTTCATCAGAGGATTATATTAGACAATATGGTTTTGACATATTAGATGATCCTTATAGAATTGCGGTTGACCGTTGGGATAATGTTTATGTTTCCGATTCAGGTAACTCGGGTAGAGTGATTGTGTTTAATGATCAAGATCAAAATGTAGATATAATTTTGAGTGGTTCTGAAGATTCGCCTGGAAGCATTATAACAGATGATTTTGGTTATGTTTATATTATAAATTATAATGGTGATTTAACATTTTCAGATATTTACGTAGATCCATTAGTTCTAATTAACAATTATGAAGAAATACAAAATGGAGATTATCAGGTAGATGTTTATTCTCCGTTTCCTGAACTTAATCCTATTACGACTTTTTCGCATAATTTAAACTTACCTGTCGATTTAGCATTGGATAATTGTAATAATATTTTTGTTAATGATCTTGAGTTAGGTGGTCAAGCCGAATCTATTCTAGATATCCAGGCTAACTTCAATTTTGATTTAGAGAAGTTTAAACGAAATGACAATTTTACTGCAGAAGTAACACCCGAGGAAGAAGGTGAAGTCGTGGTAACTTTAAATTCTGACAATGATTTTTTTCCTTGTGATCCTCAACCTGAATGTAGTTTTTCTATTGATTACGAAACTGAGGAAGAATTGGATCCAATCGTAAATTGCCCTGGAAGTTCAATTTTAGATGAGCTGGAATTAGGTGAGAATTGCAATTATATTTTACCAGAAATAGGGCAATTTATCGAAACTGAAAATTTTGAAAACGAGGATCTTTTGGTTGTAGATGAAAATATATCTGATAATATTTTAACTGTTGAAGTAGAAGTTTTAGATGGCGAAGAACTTATAGAAACCTGCGAACTTCGTTTTGAATTGGTAGACCAAACACCACCAACAATTTCTTGTCCCGAGAATATCACTAGAGAAATTCCAGCCGGTGAAGATTCCGTAGTTATCAATTATAATTTACCTGAAGTTTCTGATAATTGCAGTGAAAATCTCGCACCTGTTCTAAGTGATGGGTTAGCTTCGGGAAGCGAATTTGAAGAAGGAGAATACTTTATAGAATTTGAAGTTACAGATGATGCAGATTTAACCGCTAGATGTGAATTTAGAATTATAGTAACTCGAGAAGAACCTGCACCTTACAGTTTCCAATGTATTGAAGAAATCACAGTAAGACTAGGAGAAGAAGCTCAAAATTCTTTTGTTACTGAAATTCCAACTTCAGAATTTATAACCAGTGATACCTCAAATTTAGATTTTGAACTAACCAATCAACAATTCACTTGTGAGAATATAGGAACAAATTCCAGAACTATTAAGGCTACAAATAGTATAACCGGAGAACAATATTCCTGCGAAGTCATGGTTACGGTGGAAGATGTGGGAGCGCCATTAATTACTTGTCCTGCCGAACCAATTACTACGAATCTTCCGGATGGTGGCTATGAAGTGCCTAATTTCTTTGAAAACAATGTTTCGGATAATTGTAACAGTTTAGAAGAATTAGAATTGGTACAGGATGTAGAAGCAGGAAGTATTATAAATACTCCAGGAACTTATACCATAAATTTAACGGCAACCGATGTTTATGATAATGTGGAAACTTGCGAAGTGATTGTTATTTTAGAAGAGAACAATCCCGCCGCCCCCGAATTAGATTGCCCCCAACCTCAAATCCTGGATCTGGAAGGAAATTGCGAAATAGAACTTCCTAATTATATTGAGGAGGCAAATTTCACTGATGGTGCTATTGTTACCCAGGATCCCGAACCAGGAACTTCGGTTAGCCAAAATCAAACTATTGAACTTACGGCAAGTTTAAACGGGGAAAGTATTTCCTGCGGTTTTCAACTGGAAGTGATAAACCCTGCAAATGATCTAAGCTTAAGTTGCCCTTATGAAGGAACCCACGAAATAGAAATTCCAGCTTCCCAGGATTCTACAATTTTTGAATTTGATGATCCTGAAATTAGCGGGGGTTGTGGAGAGGTTACTTTATTACAAACAAGTGGGCCTACTTCGGGAGAATTTTTTACCGAAGGAAATACCACCGTAACTTTCACGGCTACTGATGAAGCAGATAATTCAGTTTCCTGCAGTTTTACTGTCCGGGTAGAACGGGAAGGAACACCAACCCAACCCAGCTTTTCCTGTAGCCAGGATGGAGAAATTCCAGATCTAAGATTAGACGAGAATTGCGAGATTGATATTCCCGATTATGCTTACCTGGTAGAAACTCAAAACTTTACACCTCGTTTTGAGCAAACCGAAGAACGTTTTGACGAAACGCTTTATGTGGTGGTCGAAATTTGGAATGAGGCAACCGATGAATTGGTGGGAGATTGTTCGTTTTCAGTAAGTATTGTAGATCTTATACCGCCACAAATTTCCTGTCCAGAAGATCAAATCGAGAATTTTAATCCTGAACAGGGCTTTGTAGTTCCCAATTATGAAAATATGGCCAATTTTTCAGATAATTGTGGCGAAGTGAGTTTCAGGCAGGAACCTGCGGCAGGAGAAATTATTTATGAAACTACTTCGGTAAGGCTTACCGCGTTCGATGAACGTGGACTTGGAGATAGCTGCAGTTTTCAACTTATACTCACAGATTCTGATGTGCTAAATATTTTTTGCCAGATAGACCAAAATGTAACTCCCGAGGAAAATTGCAGTTTTACCTTGCCCGATTACCGTGATACTGCAACGGTGAGTTTACCCGGGGCTACAATTACACAAACTCCACCTGAAGGCACAGTTATTACCGAAAACACACAAATAAAGCTTACTGCCAGTCTTGACGGTGAAACAGACGACTGCTATTTTATGGTAAATCTTGTAGATGAAGAAGCGCCGGTAGCAAACTGCGTTTCAGGCTTTGTGGTAAATTTAGACGAAAACGGCACCGCCAATATAAGTCCGGAAGACTTAGATAATAACTCTACCGATAATTGCGGCATCGCTTCTATGGCTTTAAGTCAGACGAATTTTACATCTGCCGATATTGGGCAAGTGCCGGTAACTTTAACGGTTCGAGATGAAGCCGGGAATGAGGATTCCTGCGAAACGATTATTGAAGTAATAGAAGAAGAATCTGGAGATTTTCAGTGTAGAGAAAATGTGGTGGTTAATCTTAACGAGAATGGCGAAGCAAATTTAAGTCTGCAGGATCTTTACACCGGGGACGCCAGCGGCGTTGATTTAGAAGCAAATCAACTCGATTTTAACTGTAGCGATTTGGGGGTTACTCAAATTCAATTGGATTATTCCGGGGAAGAAAGTGGCAGCTGTATGATTAATGTTGAAGTTCGGGACGGAATTCCCCCGGTGGTTATTACCAATATTGTAGAACTCACTTTAGACGGTTCCGGTTTTGCCTACCTGGAGGAAAATGATGTTTTAGCTGAAGATAACTGTAGTGAAACGCTTATTTATGAGTTCAGCAAGTCGGTTTTTACCTGTAAAGATGTAGGTTCAAATACAGTAAGTGTTCAGTTAGAAGACGCTAATGGAAATGTAAGTCAGGCGAATATCGAAGTGAGGGTTAGGGGTGAATCTTGCGATATTCCGGAAGGGGATGATATAGAATTTCTATTTCTCTACCCTAATCCAAACGATGGAGTTTTCACCATCGCCACCCCGCAGGGAATGTTTATAGAAAGCGTTCGGGTTTTCGATTCCCGTGGCCGTTATATTATGCAGCAGGATTATAACGCCAACGCTCGCTTTTACAGAATGACCATCCAGGGCGTTGCGGAATCGGTTTACACCCTGCAGATCTTCACCAATGAAGGAACAATTATAAAACGCGCGATTATTAAGCGATAA
- a CDS encoding L,D-transpeptidase, giving the protein MKQQYFRLSLIFLGLFLFIISACNKNIQEKEEAVPRVQLDTISMEPPVFTTTYRLDSISSREHLDSLKNSFSEEERKLVYTLNRIDENRIKPGNKLIIPDSLVSDLNLYAPFPKVLSPLDSISKTVVISQRVQAFALYENGNLLRWGPVSTGKQSTGTPAGLYYGNYKAKRKISTIDESWIMPYYFNFMNFEGIGTHEYSLPGYPASHGCVRMYRDDAKYIYDWANMWQLESDVIVQNGTPFMVIGEYDYKEIQPWFKLAEDTKLNELNPSEIDTLNNYAQRYKNDPLNFEFENLKETDIML; this is encoded by the coding sequence TTGAAACAACAATACTTTAGATTGAGCCTGATCTTTTTAGGGCTGTTTTTATTTATTATTTCGGCCTGCAATAAAAATATACAGGAAAAAGAGGAGGCGGTGCCTCGAGTTCAATTAGACACGATTTCTATGGAACCGCCGGTTTTTACAACTACCTACAGGCTTGATTCCATTTCCAGCCGGGAACACCTTGATAGCCTAAAAAACAGCTTCTCTGAAGAAGAACGTAAATTAGTCTATACCTTAAACCGCATTGACGAAAACCGAATTAAACCCGGAAATAAACTTATAATTCCAGATTCGCTGGTAAGCGACTTAAATCTCTACGCGCCATTTCCAAAAGTATTAAGTCCGCTTGATTCCATAAGCAAAACCGTTGTGATTTCACAGCGTGTCCAGGCTTTTGCACTTTATGAAAATGGAAATTTATTGCGTTGGGGTCCCGTGAGTACTGGAAAACAAAGTACGGGTACACCCGCCGGACTTTATTACGGAAATTATAAAGCCAAGCGTAAAATAAGCACCATAGATGAAAGCTGGATCATGCCTTACTATTTTAATTTTATGAATTTTGAAGGCATTGGTACTCACGAATATAGCCTGCCGGGCTATCCCGCCAGTCACGGTTGTGTAAGAATGTACCGTGATGATGCAAAGTATATCTACGATTGGGCGAATATGTGGCAATTAGAAAGTGACGTGATCGTGCAAAACGGGACGCCTTTTATGGTTATTGGAGAATATGATTATAAAGAAATTCAACCCTGGTTTAAGCTTGCTGAAGATACTAAGCTTAATGAGTTAAATCCTTCTGAAATAGATACACTAAATAATTATGCACAACGCTATAAAAATGATCCTTTAAATTTTGAATTCGAGAATTTGAAGGAAACCGATATTATGCTCTAA
- a CDS encoding TlpA disulfide reductase family protein translates to MRVILIIFSSLFILSSLQAQESFSLAGKTSDIKDGSWLYFQDLVNGGTIDSAEVKNNSFKFNTKLPQARVWVMLHTKDRSKFTEVWLQDTPMYFDASKTEFQDAKITGSVSHQLVEKEEAIYLERNKLSDKELETRQKQFIQNNTNALISARMLYEVSGKWGKDSTAHYFEMFPEEIKKSAFGERIISFLENENIPQIGEKYNDFQATNPAGKQPWFSELTGKVTLLQFWSSTCNPSKLQNKELKKLYKKFKADGFEIVAISRDETKEDWINTIEKDNLNWYHLSSLEEGENPVFKNYGISRTPSNYLLDNQGKVVARDLRGEKLEEEVKNLLK, encoded by the coding sequence ATGCGAGTAATTTTAATCATTTTCAGTTCTTTATTTATCCTCAGTTCGCTTCAGGCGCAGGAATCCTTCTCATTAGCTGGGAAAACAAGTGACATCAAAGATGGCAGCTGGTTATATTTTCAAGACCTTGTTAACGGTGGAACCATAGATTCCGCAGAAGTAAAAAACAATAGCTTTAAATTTAATACTAAACTTCCCCAGGCAAGAGTATGGGTAATGCTGCATACAAAAGACCGGTCTAAATTTACCGAAGTATGGCTACAGGATACGCCTATGTATTTTGATGCCAGTAAAACCGAATTTCAGGATGCTAAGATCACAGGTTCTGTTTCCCACCAATTAGTTGAAAAAGAAGAAGCTATTTACCTGGAAAGAAATAAACTTAGCGATAAAGAACTTGAAACCAGACAAAAACAATTTATACAAAATAACACTAACGCCCTCATAAGCGCACGGATGCTTTATGAAGTTTCCGGAAAATGGGGAAAAGATTCTACCGCCCATTATTTTGAAATGTTTCCCGAAGAAATTAAGAAAAGTGCTTTTGGTGAACGAATTATTTCATTTTTAGAAAATGAAAATATTCCACAAATAGGCGAAAAATACAATGATTTTCAAGCTACCAATCCTGCCGGTAAACAACCATGGTTTTCAGAATTAACCGGGAAAGTAACTTTGCTACAGTTTTGGTCTTCCACTTGTAACCCCAGTAAATTACAGAATAAAGAGCTAAAAAAGCTCTATAAAAAGTTTAAGGCCGATGGTTTTGAGATCGTAGCTATTTCCCGGGATGAAACCAAAGAAGACTGGATTAACACAATAGAAAAAGATAATTTAAATTGGTATCATCTTAGTAGTTTAGAAGAAGGTGAGAATCCCGTTTTTAAAAATTATGGGATAAGTAGGACGCCTTCTAATTACCTTTTAGATAATCAGGGTAAGGTTGTTGCTCGAGACCTTAGGGGAGAGAAATTGGAAGAGGAGGTAAAAAATTTATTGAAATAA
- a CDS encoding CPBP family intramembrane glutamic endopeptidase gives MEKDDKKMGWIRVLLLIIPYLIIIAVFQLIAYGIAEISFEEDLPKTSLQSFIITIATMLGTILVLYLFMVFIEKRKFKELGLKLKDRGIDFLAGITIGLVVMTTAFFLLIALGEINFQNFNLDPLEILLSIGVFMAVSIAEELLFRGYIQRNLMYSFNNYIALIASSLIFAAAHGFNPNLSWIALAGLFGAGILLGLSYIYTKNLWFPISLHFSWNLFQAYFGFNVSGQEFYSIIEFNIVEENILNGGKFGFEASIFSLILQIILIFLIFKYYQKKVNLS, from the coding sequence ATGGAAAAAGACGACAAAAAAATGGGTTGGATAAGAGTACTCCTCCTTATTATCCCTTATCTCATTATAATTGCTGTATTTCAACTCATAGCCTACGGCATTGCTGAAATATCTTTTGAAGAAGATCTTCCCAAAACCAGCCTACAATCATTTATTATAACTATAGCCACAATGCTGGGAACAATTTTAGTTCTCTACCTCTTTATGGTGTTCATTGAAAAAAGAAAATTTAAGGAGCTGGGGTTAAAGCTTAAAGATCGCGGGATCGATTTCCTTGCAGGAATCACTATAGGGCTCGTTGTAATGACTACGGCATTCTTTCTGCTTATCGCTTTAGGTGAAATTAATTTTCAAAATTTCAACCTGGATCCATTGGAAATTCTCTTATCAATTGGAGTTTTTATGGCCGTAAGTATTGCCGAAGAACTATTGTTTAGAGGTTATATTCAAAGAAACTTAATGTATAGCTTTAATAATTATATCGCTTTAATCGCTTCTTCATTAATTTTCGCGGCAGCTCATGGTTTCAACCCCAATCTTAGTTGGATAGCTCTTGCCGGCCTATTTGGGGCGGGAATTTTATTGGGCCTTTCTTATATCTATACTAAAAACCTTTGGTTCCCTATTTCGCTGCACTTTAGCTGGAATTTATTTCAAGCCTATTTTGGGTTTAATGTAAGTGGTCAGGAATTTTATTCAATTATTGAATTTAATATTGTGGAAGAGAATATTCTAAACGGAGGAAAGTTCGGGTTTGAAGCTTCTATTTTTTCTCTAATCCTACAGATAATTCTAATCTTTCTTATTTTTAAATACTACCAGAAAAAAGTAAATCTTAGCTAA
- a CDS encoding RDD family protein, translating into MQQEEFHGYLLASRGKRLLASLTEGIIYMFVMIGIFLLFGKSFGYYWNRDLQLIDIPVSAITGLVVGAIFYPLFSGNLGHRIFDLKVISSETGMEVNKAPEGAIRELLKYVLGYLLIPVIWLLWDDKKQNLYDKLSKTLVVENN; encoded by the coding sequence ATGCAACAAGAAGAATTTCACGGCTATCTACTCGCCTCAAGAGGAAAAAGATTATTGGCATCACTTACAGAAGGAATCATCTATATGTTTGTAATGATCGGGATATTCCTCCTTTTCGGAAAATCTTTCGGCTATTACTGGAATCGGGATCTACAACTTATTGATATCCCGGTTTCAGCAATTACAGGTTTAGTTGTAGGAGCTATTTTTTATCCTCTTTTTTCAGGAAACCTGGGCCATCGCATTTTCGACTTAAAAGTCATCTCATCAGAAACCGGTATGGAAGTAAACAAAGCTCCTGAAGGTGCAATTAGAGAGCTGCTTAAGTATGTTTTAGGTTATTTACTTATTCCCGTTATATGGCTGCTTTGGGACGATAAAAAACAAAACCTTTATGATAAACTCTCCAAAACTTTAGTAGTAGAAAATAACTAG